The Tripterygium wilfordii isolate XIE 37 chromosome 4, ASM1340144v1, whole genome shotgun sequence genome has a window encoding:
- the LOC119997477 gene encoding transcription factor HBP-1b(c38)-like isoform X8 — protein MADASPITDTSTDDTDEKIQRVMGDRGQSTAILASDSRGKSKEKAGDQKILRRLAQNREAARKSRLRKKAYVQQLESSGLKLTQLEQELQRARQQGVFISSSGDQSHSTNGNGALAFDVEYARWLEEHNRHISELRAAVNSHAGDNELRTVVDNIITQFDDVFRLKGNAAKADVFRILSGMWKTPAERCFMWIGGFRSSELLKLLVTQLEPLTEQQLMAIYNLQQSSQQAEDALSQGMEALQQSLAETLANGSPGSSSGNVANYMGQMAMAMGKLGTLEGFLRQADNLRQQTLQQMHRILTTRQSARALLAINDYFSRLRALSSLWLARPRE, from the exons ATGGCAGATGCAAGTCCTATAACTGATACCTCTACAGATGATACGGATGAAAAAATTCAAAGGGTGATG GGTGATAGGGGTCAGTCAACAGCTATTCTGGCGTCGGATTCCAGGGgcaaatccaaagaaaaagCAGGGGATCAAAAG ATACTGCGTAGGCTGGCTCAAAATCGTGAAGCGGCCCGTAAAAGTCGATTAAGGAAAAAA GCATATGTACAACAACTAGAGAGCAGTGGACTGAAACTGACCCAACTTGAGCAAGAGCTCCAGCGAGCTCGCCAGCag GGTGTTTTCATTTCGAGTTCTGGAGACCAATCACACTCAACGAATGGGAATG GTGCCTTAGCATTTGATGTAGAATATGCTCGGTGGCTAGAGGAACACAACAGACATATCAGTGAGCTAAGGGCGGCTGTCAATTCACATGCGGGGGACAATGAACTTCGCACTGTTGTTGACAATATAATTACACAATTTGATGATGTTTTCAGGCTTAAAGGCAATGCAGCAAAAGCTGATGTCTTCCGCATCTTGTCTGGAATGTGGAAGACACCAGCAGAGCGGTGCTTCATGTGGATTGGTGGCTTCCGCTCATCTGAACTCCTCAAG CTCCTTGTTACTCAATTAGAGCCTCTCACTGAACAACAGTTGATGGCCATCTACAACTTGCAGCAATCATCCCAACAGGCTGAAGATGCTCTGTCGCAAGGGATGGAGGCATTGCAGCAATCTTTGGCTGAGACATTGGCCAATGGCTCACCTGGATCTTCATCTGGGAACGTGGCAAACTACATGGGTCAAATGGCTATGGCCATGGGAAAGCTCGGAACTCTTGAGGGGTTCCTTCGTCAG GCCGACAATCTACGTCAACAAACATTACAACAAATGCATCGAATATTGACAACCCGACAATCGGCCCGTGCCCTTCTCGCAATAAACGACTATTTCTCTCGACTCCGAGCCCTCAGCTCTCTCTGGCTGGCTAGGCCTCGCGAGTGA
- the LOC119997477 gene encoding transcription factor HBP-1b(c38)-like isoform X9 — protein MADASPITDTSTDDTDEKIQRGDRGQSTAILASDSRGKSKEKAGDQKILRRLAQNREAARKSRLRKKAYVQQLESSGLKLTQLEQELQRARQQGVFISSSGDQSHSTNGNGALAFDVEYARWLEEHNRHISELRAAVNSHAGDNELRTVVDNIITQFDDVFRLKGNAAKADVFRILSGMWKTPAERCFMWIGGFRSSELLKLLVTQLEPLTEQQLMAIYNLQQSSQQAEDALSQGMEALQQSLAETLANGSPGSSSGNVANYMGQMAMAMGKLGTLEGFLRQADNLRQQTLQQMHRILTTRQSARALLAINDYFSRLRALSSLWLARPRE, from the exons ATGGCAGATGCAAGTCCTATAACTGATACCTCTACAGATGATACGGATGAAAAAATTCAAAGG GGTGATAGGGGTCAGTCAACAGCTATTCTGGCGTCGGATTCCAGGGgcaaatccaaagaaaaagCAGGGGATCAAAAG ATACTGCGTAGGCTGGCTCAAAATCGTGAAGCGGCCCGTAAAAGTCGATTAAGGAAAAAA GCATATGTACAACAACTAGAGAGCAGTGGACTGAAACTGACCCAACTTGAGCAAGAGCTCCAGCGAGCTCGCCAGCag GGTGTTTTCATTTCGAGTTCTGGAGACCAATCACACTCAACGAATGGGAATG GTGCCTTAGCATTTGATGTAGAATATGCTCGGTGGCTAGAGGAACACAACAGACATATCAGTGAGCTAAGGGCGGCTGTCAATTCACATGCGGGGGACAATGAACTTCGCACTGTTGTTGACAATATAATTACACAATTTGATGATGTTTTCAGGCTTAAAGGCAATGCAGCAAAAGCTGATGTCTTCCGCATCTTGTCTGGAATGTGGAAGACACCAGCAGAGCGGTGCTTCATGTGGATTGGTGGCTTCCGCTCATCTGAACTCCTCAAG CTCCTTGTTACTCAATTAGAGCCTCTCACTGAACAACAGTTGATGGCCATCTACAACTTGCAGCAATCATCCCAACAGGCTGAAGATGCTCTGTCGCAAGGGATGGAGGCATTGCAGCAATCTTTGGCTGAGACATTGGCCAATGGCTCACCTGGATCTTCATCTGGGAACGTGGCAAACTACATGGGTCAAATGGCTATGGCCATGGGAAAGCTCGGAACTCTTGAGGGGTTCCTTCGTCAG GCCGACAATCTACGTCAACAAACATTACAACAAATGCATCGAATATTGACAACCCGACAATCGGCCCGTGCCCTTCTCGCAATAAACGACTATTTCTCTCGACTCCGAGCCCTCAGCTCTCTCTGGCTGGCTAGGCCTCGCGAGTGA